One window from the genome of Oryctolagus cuniculus chromosome 1, mOryCun1.1, whole genome shotgun sequence encodes:
- the LOC100353652 gene encoding olfactory receptor 5M10 yields the protein MSTPNHTTVTEFILLGLTDDPILEKILFGVFLGIYVITMAGNLCMILLIRTNSHLQTPMYFFLGHLSFVDICYSSNISPKMLNNFLSDRKTISYTGCFTQCLLFIALVITEFYILASMALDRYVAICSPLHYSTRMSKNTCMSLVAFPYIYGFLNGLSQALLTFHLSFCGSLEINHFYCADPPLIMLACSDTYVKKMAMFIVAGFTLSSSLFIILLSYLFIFAAILRIRSAEGRHKAFSTCGSHLTTVTIFYGTLFCMYLRPPSEKSVEESKVVAVFYSFLSPMLNPLIYSLRNKDVIHALQQVIKDISSIKLQFGHPFTFYEK from the coding sequence ATGTCCACTCCAAACCACACCACGGTGACAGAATTCATTCTCCTGGGACTCACAGATGACCCAATACTAGAGAAGATCCTGTTTGGGGTTTTTCTGGGCATCTATGTAATCACAATGGCAGGAAATCTGTGCATGATTCTGCTGATCAGGACCAATTCCCACCTCCAAACGCCCATGTATTTCTTCCTTGGCCACCTCTCCTTTGTAGACATTTGCTATTCTTCCaatatttctccaaagatgtTGAACAATTTCCTCTCAGACCGGAAGACCATCTCCTACACTGGATGCTTCACACAGTGTCTTCTTTTCATTGCCCTGGTGATTACAGAGTTCTATATCCTTGCTTCAATGGCCTTGGATCGCTATGTAGCCATTTGCAGCCCTTTACATTACAGCACCAGAATGTCCAAGAACACTTGCATGTCTCTGGTTGCCTTCCCTTACATTTACGGCTTTCTTAATGGACTCTCTCAGGCACTGCTGACTTTTCACTTATCCTTCTGTGGCTCCCTGGAAATCAATCACTTCTACTGTGCTGATCCTCCTCTCATAATGCTGGCCTGCTCCGACACTTATGTCAAAAAGATGGCAATGTTCATCGTTGCGGGCTTTACCCTCTCAAGTTCTCTGTTCATCATTCTTCTGTCCTACCTTTTCATTTTTGCAGCCATCTTGAGGATCCGTTCTGCTGAAGGCAGGCACAAAGCCTTTTCCACCTGTGGTTCCCACTTGACCACAGTCACCATATTTTATGGAACCCTCTTCTGCATGTACTTAAGGCCCCCATCAGAGAAGTCTGTTGAGGAGTCCAAAGTAGTTGCAGTTTTTTACTCCTTTTTAAGCCCAATGCTGAACCCATTGATCTATAGCCTAAGGAACAAGGATGTGATTCATGCCCTCCAGCAAGTAATTAAGGACATTTCTTCTATAAAATTGCAATTTGGGCATCCTTTCactttttatgaaaaatga
- the LOC100345310 gene encoding olfactory receptor 5M10-like, which produces MSSWSNNTKVTEFILLGLTDDPILEKILFGVFLGIYVITMAGNLCMILLIRTNSHLQTPMYFFLGHLSFVDVCYSTNITPKMLNNFLSGQKTISYAGCFTQCLLFIALVITELYILASMALDRYVAICSPLHYSTRMSKNTCISLVAFPYIYGFLNGLSQALLTFHLSFCGSLEINHFYCADPPLIMLACSDTYVKKMAMFIVAGFTLLSSLFIILLSYLFIFAAILRIRSAEGRHKAFSTCGSHLTTVTIFYGTLFCMYLRPPSEKSIEESKVIAVFYTFLSPMLNPLIYSLRNKDVIRALQQVIRGSLCCKTVV; this is translated from the coding sequence ATGTCATCCTGGAGCAACAACACCAAAGTGACAGAATTCATTCTCCTGGGACTCACAGATGACCCAATACTAGAGAAGATCCTGTTTGGGGTTTTTCTGGGCATCTATGTAATCACAATGGCAGGAAATCTGTGCATGATTCTGCTGATCAGGACCAATTCCCACCTCCAAACGCCCATGTATTTCTTTCTTGGCCACCTCTCCTTTGTAGACGTTTGCTACTCAACTAATATTACTCCAAAGATGTTGAACAATTTCCTCTCAGGCCAGAAGACCATCTCCTACGCTGGATGCTTCACACAGTGTCTTCTCTTCATTGCCCTGGTGATTACGGAGTTGTATATCCTTGCTTCGATGGCCTTGGATCGCTATGTAGCCATTTGCAGCCCTTTACATTACAGCACAAGAATGTCCAAGAACACTTGTATCTCTCTGGTTGCCTTCCCTTACATTTACGGCTTTCTTAATGGACTCTCTCAGGCATTGCTGACTTTTCACTTATCCTTCTGTGGCTCCCTAGAAATCAATCACTTCTACTGTGCTGATCCTCCTCTCATAATGCTGGCCTGCTCCGACACTTATGTCAAAAAGATGGCAATGTTCATCGTTGCGGGCTTTACCCTCTTAAGTTCTCTGTTCATCATTCTTCTGTCctatcttttcatttttgcaGCCATCTTGAGGATCCGTTCTGCTGAAGGCAGGCACAAAGCCTTTTCCACCTGTGGTTCCCACTTGACCACAGTCACCATATTTTATGGAACCCTCTTCTGCATGTACTTAAGGCCCCCGTCGGAGAAGTCTATTGAGGAGTCCAAAGTTATTGCAGTTTTTTATACCTTTTTGAGTCCTATGCTGAACCCACTGATCTATAGCCTAAGGAATAAGGATGTGATTCGTGCCCTGCAGCAAGTAATTAGAGGAAGCTTATGTTGTAAAACTGTAGTTTAA